In one Musa acuminata AAA Group cultivar baxijiao chromosome BXJ2-5, Cavendish_Baxijiao_AAA, whole genome shotgun sequence genomic region, the following are encoded:
- the LOC103985846 gene encoding uncharacterized protein LOC103985846 — translation MASATARLAFPFHHLHSLHSSKPTKTSLPLPCLTSKVSAYPIKPSPHLHFAVSSVDVSKEDKPLSSQPDDTSSSPEPSPPEDEKKLDPRRLEERFAVLNTGIYECRSCGYRYDEAAGDPSYPIPPGFQFEKLPDDWRCPTCGAAKSFFESKSVEIAGFAQNQQFGLGGNSLTSGQKALLIYGGLLLGFLFFISGYFLQ, via the coding sequence atggcTTCAGCAACAGCAAGACTGGCCTTCCCTTTCCACCACCTCCACAGCCTCCACTCCTCCAAGCCCACCAAAACCAGCCTTCCTCTTCCCTGCCTCACTTCCAAGGTTTCCGCCTACCCCATTAAACCTTCGCCACACCTACACTTTGCCGTGTCCTCCGTCGATGTCTCGAAGGAGGACAAGCCCCTCTCCTCCCAACCAGACGACACCAGCAGCTCCCCTGAGCCGTCACCCCCAGAAGACGAGAAGAAGCTCGACCCTCGCCGCCTCGAGGAGCGCTTCGCGGTCCTCAACACCGGCATCTACGAGTGCCGCTCTTGCGGGTACCGCTACGACGAGGCCGCCGGCGATCCGTCGTACCCGATCCCGCCGGGGTTCCAGTTCGAGAAGCTCCCCGACGACTGGCGCTGCCCCACCTGCGGAGCCGCCAAGTCCTTCTTCGAGAGCAAGAGCGTGGAGATCGCCGGGTTCGCGCAGAACCAGCAGTTCGGGCTAGGAGGCAACTCCCTTACCTCGGGGCAGAAGGCGTTGCTGATATATGGCGGCCTCTTACTGGGCTTTCTCTTCTTCATTTCGGGTTACTTCCTGCAGTGA